The Synechococcales cyanobacterium T60_A2020_003 DNA segment CGCTTCTGCCGATACGTTTTCTAGGGTGGCGAGTCGTTCAAACGTGCCCGGTTGGCGATCGCCCAAGGGATTTACCTTCACCACCACATTATCTCCCTCTTGCTGGATCTGAACGTATTTCTTGAACGGGCGATCGCTGCTGAAATCGTTACCTGTAAAGAGAGACAGAAGGTTAAGGATGTCTTTCCTAGGATTAAAGTCGGTAATCACGTCACTGCGATCGCGAAACGCCTCGTACACAAATGAATCTCGTCCAGAACCGCCTGTAAGCTCATCATTTCCACGTCCACCTACGATCCCATCGTCCCCAGCACCGCCTAGAATCGTATCGCCTCCACCCAAGCCAAGAATAGTGTCTCCTTGCTTGCTTCCTCGCAGGCGATCGCCCTCCCTTGTGCCTTCAATCTCCAATGGAGAGGGACTAACAGAGAGCGTGCGGCTACGGCTAGCGGTTCCAAATTCAAAGGCTCCGATGTCGGGTTCACCGTCTCGCTTGACACCAAGCTGATCGGTTTTGGGCGCACCATTGACTCCTTTATCAATGGCGGGGCTACCCTTCTGCAAGGGATACACATACATCCCGTCCATAAGCTCTAGTCCACCTAGTTTTGGATCAATGAGTTTAACGTTGGCGGTCGCGTTATAGTCGTTACCAAGGTTCGTTGCTTTCGGTGGATACTGGATGTTACCACCCTTATCGATGAGTTCACGATTCGTGTGTTGTTGGATGCCCCAGTCGTTTGAGCCATTATCGGCAGTGTTTTTGTAGAAGATGGTGTTTTTAACGCTGACATTGTTTCCATCTCCGGCGGAAATACCACCGCCGACCCATCCGGCATAGTTTTTGGCAATTGTGGAGTTGATAATCTCTGTGGGGCTGTAGAGGGTCATTGCGCCCCCGACATTGGACGTATCTTTTCCAGTAACGCGATTGCCTGAAAAGGTCGCGTTGGTGATCAGACCGGGAGAGTTCATCGTCCAGATGCCACCCCCTTGTCCTTTCGCTGTGTTGTTGATGAAAGCGGCGTTGCTGAGTTTTAACCCTCGGTTGATTTCGTTGCTCATTACCATCAAGGCTCCGGCATTGCCGCCTTCCCCGCCCCGGAGTCCGGTAACTGCATTGTCTTTGAAGACGGCATCGTCAATGACGACGTTATCCTGGCCTCCCGTGTAAAGATAGACGGCTCCCCCAGCGGCACGACCTTTATTGCCATCAAAGATTGTGTTTAGGAGCTTAATAGTGCCGGACGGTTCACTCGTTGAGCTAGCGCGATCGGCATAGATTGCGCCGCCATAACCGCGCAGAGAGGGATTAGGTTCGCCGTTGTCATAGGAGGCTGCGCTAACATCGTTGTCAAAAAACTTAGAGTTTTTAATGGTGAGCTTACCATTAAGGCTGTTGATTGCCCCACCATTGATACCACGATTCTTTCGAAAGAGACTGCCAACGATGGTGCATTCTCGCGGCCCCCAAAAGGCGATCGCCCCTGCTCCTCGTTCATCGTTGTCTGCGATCGCGACATTGCCAATAAACTTCGAGCGTTGAACGGAAAGCGTCCCTTCAAAGGCCGTAAAAATTGCTCCCCCGCCCTTATCCGCTTTATTTCCCTTGAACAGAACATTCTCAACAACGACCTGTCCCTGATGCTCTGTGCTGATGGCTCCGCCGCGATCGCTGGTGTAGCCATCGGCTAGGGTCAGATTTTTTACCGTGAGGCGGGAAGGTGTTGCAGACGTGGATTGGAGCAGCAAAATGCGATGTTTATCTGCCCCACTGATGGTCAGCCCCTTAGCATTGCCACCGTCAATGGTGAGGTTTAATCCGGCAGGGACTTCAAGCTGGCTTTTGAGCGTGATGGTTTTGCCCGCAAGCTTGGGGGCAAATTTAATCACGTCCCCACTCTTGGCGGATGCGATCGCCTTACGAAGCGATCCTGCACCGGAATCCCCTGTGTTTGTTACGTTGATCGTAGACATAACTCTCCTTTCACAATCCTTGTTTGAGTTTGATTGCAGGACTTGACGAGTTCCGTTGAGAATTGTTGCTGCACAAAATCTGCATAAATGGCTCTGGTCAAGGACTTTAGCCAATCCTAAGCCCTTTTGATTGTAGTCGGTCAAGGGACTGTATACCTGGGGGAAAAGTCTTAATCATGACGCTTGCATGAACGTCGACGAGCAGCGTCTTTTCCGCGCTTTTCCGGAGTAGTGCCTTGGAAAGCGATTGCGTGACGTTCTATTCTCCATCAGACCAGTAACCATACAGGCACTACGACAATGCCCACCTCGTATCCTAGTGCCTGAGCGAATCAGAGGTGGGCGTTTTGTCAGAATTGGAGTTGTACGACAAGAAAGAGTTTTACTTCATTTGCAGAACACAGGCAAGGTTTCGATGTCCCATCCGTCTACATTTATTCGTCCGTTCTTGGAGAACCGTTGTGAGAATAATGGCGATGACAACGACCGAGAGAAAAGCGATGTATTCAGATTTCATTAATAGGTGTGGGAACGCGACAATACACGTTGAGAGATAGCGTGTTTTGCCCCTAGTCTAACGAGACCCCAGGCGTTTTCAGGTAAACGTTGCGTAAAGTCTCAACGATAACGTAAGGGAATCGTTAAGGAACCTGCCCTCAATCCTCAAATTCCACCATCAATTCTTCGTCGCCAAAGCCGACCAAATCCCCATGCACCAACTTTCGACCGCGACGGGTTTCCACCTCTCCATTCACCATCACTTCCCCAGATTGGATCAGCATTTTGGCTTCTCCCCCTGTGCCCACTACACCCGTCACCTTTAAAAACTGATCGAGCTTAATAAACTGCTGCATCTCATCCGATGATGAACTCATAGCGTCTTCTATCTTCAATTGCCCATCGTCATGCAGTATAGCGTTGAGTACCGAGTTTACCATCGTCCCTTTGCTCGTCCCCTGTCTACAAATCACGGACAGTGGCAGGTGCGATCGGGAATCCTATTGCGAGTTCAGGCTGAGTCTGGGCAGGTGCGCTATGGCGAAATTGCGCCGCTGGAGTGGTTTGGAACCGAGTCCTTGGCAGAGGCGATCGCCCATTGTGAGGCATTACCTTCTCCCTGCTCCGAGGCCGATTTACGCACAACGCCCGATCATCGTCCAGCGTGCCAATTTGGGTTGGAGTCGGTTTTGGAGTCGTTTTCTCCATCGCCATTGTCCGGTTCGTTGCCCGCCAACAGCGTGTTGCTGCCCACCGGACAAGCGGCGCTCGATACTCTTCTGATGCGGTCAACCTCAGAGAGTTCCACGTTTAAGTGGAAAATCGGTGTGGCGTCGTTAGCGGATGAATTGGCCTGGTTCGATCGCTTGGTGGAACTATTGCCCGATCATGCTCAGCTTCGATTAGATGCCAATGGGGGACTGTCGTGGGCGGCGGCGGTGCGGTGGTTGAAACGGTGCGATCGCGCCCAGAAAGTTGAATTTCTAGAACAGCCCCTTTCTCTAGACCAATTTGACGCGATGGTGTCCCTCAGCCAACAGTTTCAAACGGCGATCGCCCTAGACGAATCGGTAGCGAGTTTGGATCAGTTGGAAGCGTGTCTGGATCGGGGATGGTCGGGTGTGGTGGTCTTGAAGGCGGCGATCGCAGGTTCTCCCCATCGTTTGCGGCAGATCAGCCAAGGGCGATCGCTCGATGTCGTGTGGTCATCGGTCTTTGAAACGGCGATCGCCCAGCGTTATATGTTGGAACGCTTGATTCCGTCGATTCCGGTGCGACGTGCTCGTGCCCTCGGTTTTGGCGTCAATCAATGGTTCAATGATGGGTGGTCGTCTTGCTCTGACGAATGGCTATGGCAACGCCTCTGTCCGCCCGATCAATCCTCGAACGTCGTTTGAACGATCCCTGGCTGTTGGGATGCGATTCTCAGCGCTTTTGGCGAATCCTGGGGCAGCGCATTGGGGAATTAGAGCAATACCCGCCACCAACGCGAGTACTCCTGGCCGATTCCGATCCGGTTCAATTTCTAGCGGGGTTTTTTGCGGCTTGCGCGACGGGTCATCCCCTGTTTTTGGGGCATGCGGGCTGGTCTACGCCGGAATGGGAGAATGCGGTGCGGGTTGTGCAGCCGGATCTGGTCTGGAGCAAGTCTTCTTCGGAGACAGGGTATGACCGCTCTTGCCCCGACCGATCTCCCCGGCAGTCTGACTGGCTGGATGAGATGGATGCTCCGATCTGCATTCCCACGGGCGGAACATCGGGACAGCTTCGGTTTGTGGTTCATACCTGGGATACCCTGCTGGCCTCGGTGCAGGGTATGCAGGCGCATTTTGATGTCGATGCGATTCACTCCTACTGCGTGTTGCCTGTGTACCATGTCAGTGGTCTGATGCAGGCGGTGCGATCGCTCGTTACGGGGGGAATGTTGGCGATCGCCTCCCCGAAAGACCTCACCCCAATTCCTCTGGATCTGGATCCGCGTAATACGTTCCTGTCCCTGGTTCCGACTCAGCTTCAGCGTTTGCTCGCCCAGCCTAATGATCTGAGGGACGTTGCTCAGTTTCGCGCGATTTTGATTGGGGGTGCCCCTGCGTGGCCTGCCCTCCTCAATCAAGCCCGTCAACACCATCTGCCCCTAGCCCCGACCTACGGCATGACCGAAGCGGCCTCCCAGGTGGCGACGTTGCACCCAGAGGAATTTTTAGCCGAAGCTACCCACGTTGGGCGATCGCTCCCCCATGTTCGCCTAACGGTTGTTGATTCTGAGGAACAACGCCTTGCAGAGGGGCAACTTGGACGCATTCAGATTCAGGCAGATTCCCTGGCCTGGGGCTACTATCCAGGGGAACCGTGGCGATCGCGCCTGTTCCTTACGGATGATATGGGTGTGCTAGATACTGCAGGCCATCTCTGCATCCAGGGCCGATACAGCAACAAAATCATCACGGGTGGCGAAAACGTATACCCCAATGAGGTGGAGGCCGCGATTTTGGCGACGGGACTGGTTCGGGATGTTTGTGTGCTGGGGCAACCTGATACCACCTGGGGGGAAGTGGTCACGGCGATCTATGTGCCCCAGTCTGAGGCGGATTGTGAGGAGGCGATCGCGGCATTGTTGCGATCGCAGCTTAGCCCGTTCAAAATTCCGAAGCGGTGGCTTGCCCAGTCCAGCCTGCCTCGCAATGCCCAGGGCAAGCTAAACCGAGTCGCCCTTCGGCAACAGCTTATCCCGATTGCTGAAATACCAGCTACGGATCAAATCCTGGACTCACCAACGGCATAGCGCATTTTCAACTCAAAACTCAAAATTAGGCATTACGCCAACAGATCCGGCTGTTCGCGCACCATCTTGTCATACAACGACTGAAAGCACAGCCACCCCATAAAGGGAGTCCCTACCTGACTAAAGGTGAGGCTGGCCGTGTCGGGATCACTGTGGACGGGTTGACCTGCGGCTTCCGCCATCAACTGCGCCTGACAGGAACGATCCATCGTAATAAACCACCATGCCGCTTCATCGACCGACTGCCCGACGGTGAGAAGGCCGTGATTTCGGAGAATAATAGCTTTGCGATCGCCCAGCGTGGCTGCAATGCGTTTACCTTCGTCTAGATCCAGCACGACTCCCGTATAGTCATCGAATAAGGCGTGATCGTCGTAAAAGGAGCAGGCATCTTGGGTGATGGGATCGAGCAAGCGCCCCAGGGATGACCACGATTTGCCATAGGTGGAATGGGCGTGGGCAGCGGCAACCCCATCGGGACGGGCTTGGTGAATCTGGGAATGGATCGCAAAGGCGGCGGCATTCACCATGCGATCGCCTTCAACGACTTCGCCCTTGTGATTGACCAGCAGCAGATCCGATACTCGAATATGCCCGAAATACATGCCAAACGGATTTACCCAAAAACAGTCGGTATGCTCTGGATCCCGCGCCGTAATGTGTCCTGCCACCCCTTCATCAAACCCATAGTGGGCAAAGATCCGAAACGCGGCGGCAAGACGCTGCTTGCGATGCAAGCGTTCGGCCTCGATGGACTCAAATTTGGGAAGGTAAGAATCAGAATTGGGCATTCAGAGTGCTCATCAGTGAATGGGGTCACGATCCGCTACTACCGCTGCCTTGGACAATCTGCTTGATCGTGGTTAGCGTTTCCAGACTAATCGGCCCTCGGCGTTGTCCCTTTTGGTTGGACATCCCTAAAAATACAGGTTTTCCGACACCGGGCGATCGCGAAAAGCGAGGGGAGGCATTAATGTAGGTCGTGGCGCTATTCACCCGACGGGCAAAGCGGTGACTTTCGCCGTAGGATTCCGTCGCAATGCAGTCGGCATGCCCATTGCTGTGGTGGTTAATCCAATCGATCGCCAAATCCAGACTATCGGTCATTTTGAAGGCGATTGTGTTGTCCAGGTAGGCTTGCTGCCACTCGTCCTCTTCCACAAGCCCAAGGTCTGGAAACTCGGCAACGAGTTCGGCATCCCCTTTAATCGTGAATCCCTTTTCCTGGAGGCTACTCCACAGCATGGTTAACGCCGAGCCGTTGTGGTGTCGATTAATTAACACTTTTTCGATGGCGTTGACGGGGTCAGGCTCGCTTTGATGGCTATCGGTAATAATCCAGCGTGCCAACTCAATACTGGCAGAGGGCGACCAGTAGAGATAGCAGTTGCCAATAGCCGTTTTGAGGACGGGGGCAGTGGCTTGGCGAATCACCTGCTGCACCAGGCTGGATCGTCCGTAGGGGATGAGCAGATTAATATAGCGATCCTGCGTGACCAACTGGCGGAGTATATCCCCCTGATCGGAGGGCAAAAGCTGGACACTCTCCACTGGGAGCCGAGCTTCATCGAGGGCATCCTGCAAGGTTTCCACCATGATCTGATTGGAGTGGCTGGCTTCGCTCCCCCCTTTCAGAATTAAGCTGTTTCCAGTGCGAAGGCAGAGGCCAGTGGCGATCGCCCCCAACTCTGGAAACGATTCATAGATCAGGGAAATCACCCCCAACGGCATCAGTTGGCTGTAGGTTTGGCACTGATCCACGGTGTAGGGAGTATGCATTACCTGCTGAATCGGGTCAGCCATATCGCCCAACTGCTGCAGAATTTGGGCTGCAATCTGTAATCGCTCAGGGGTAAGCTTTAGCCATTCCAGCAATAACCCCGGAACGGCCATATCCAAACTCATTTCTAGATCCAGCGTATTAGCTTCTAGGATGTCGTCCTGGCGCTTCACCAGTGCTTTTGACATTGTTTTTAGCGCTTTACTGCGGGCAGAGCCACTAAACTCCGCTAGCACCCCAGACGTTGTATAGGCACTATGGGCGATCGCCTGAACTCGATCAGCCGCAGAATCGGAAGGTTGTGAAAAGGAGGTAACCATCGGCTCAACGTTATGAAGAGCGTCGATGTGCTGCTATCCAGACGAGGGATAGCAGCACTACGGAGACAAAAATTAAAATTCGACCAACGGGAATGATGAGGCCGGCCTGAGATTGCAACGCCGCGATCAGGAGCACAATCGTTAGCCCTAGCAGCAGGGTGGGGAGCATCATTGACAGAATGTCATGAACCAGCATGGGATGAGTCGTAATCCACTGATGACCACTCCACCGCCAAATTTTCTTATAGGGGTAGTGGTTCACTAATTGTTCGATGGTGTGTCCATTCTCTTGAAC contains these protein-coding regions:
- a CDS encoding type I secretion C-terminal target domain-containing protein — translated: MSTINVTNTGDSGAGSLRKAIASAKSGDVIKFAPKLAGKTITLKSQLEVPAGLNLTIDGGNAKGLTISGADKHRILLLQSTSATPSRLTVKNLTLADGYTSDRGGAISTEHQGQVVVENVLFKGNKADKGGGAIFTAFEGTLSVQRSKFIGNVAIADNDERGAGAIAFWGPRECTIVGSLFRKNRGINGGAINSLNGKLTIKNSKFFDNDVSAASYDNGEPNPSLRGYGGAIYADRASSTSEPSGTIKLLNTIFDGNKGRAAGGAVYLYTGGQDNVVIDDAVFKDNAVTGLRGGEGGNAGALMVMSNEINRGLKLSNAAFINNTAKGQGGGIWTMNSPGLITNATFSGNRVTGKDTSNVGGAMTLYSPTEIINSTIAKNYAGWVGGGISAGDGNNVSVKNTIFYKNTADNGSNDWGIQQHTNRELIDKGGNIQYPPKATNLGNDYNATANVKLIDPKLGGLELMDGMYVYPLQKGSPAIDKGVNGAPKTDQLGVKRDGEPDIGAFEFGTASRSRTLSVSPSPLEIEGTREGDRLRGSKQGDTILGLGGGDTILGGAGDDGIVGGRGNDELTGGSGRDSFVYEAFRDRSDVITDFNPRKDILNLLSLFTGNDFSSDRPFKKYVQIQQEGDNVVVKVNPLGDRQPGTFERLATLENVSAEALGVQNVITSVSMLPD
- a CDS encoding RNA-binding S4 domain-containing protein, with translation MSSSSDEMQQFIKLDQFLKVTGVVGTGGEAKMLIQSGEVMVNGEVETRRGRKLVHGDLVGFGDEELMVEFED
- a CDS encoding o-succinylbenzoate synthase encodes the protein MQYSVEYRVYHRPFARPLSTNHGQWQVRSGILLRVQAESGQVRYGEIAPLEWFGTESLAEAIAHCEALPSPCSEADLRTTPDHRPACQFGLESVLESFSPSPLSGSLPANSVLLPTGQAALDTLLMRSTSESSTFKWKIGVASLADELAWFDRLVELLPDHAQLRLDANGGLSWAAAVRWLKRCDRAQKVEFLEQPLSLDQFDAMVSLSQQFQTAIALDESVASLDQLEACLDRGWSGVVVLKAAIAGSPHRLRQISQGRSLDVVWSSVFETAIAQRYMLERLIPSIPVRRARALGFGVNQWFNDGWSSCSDEWLWQRLCPPDQSSNVV
- a CDS encoding 2-succinylbenzoate--CoA ligase, encoding MAMATPLSARSILERRLNDPWLLGCDSQRFWRILGQRIGELEQYPPPTRVLLADSDPVQFLAGFFAACATGHPLFLGHAGWSTPEWENAVRVVQPDLVWSKSSSETGYDRSCPDRSPRQSDWLDEMDAPICIPTGGTSGQLRFVVHTWDTLLASVQGMQAHFDVDAIHSYCVLPVYHVSGLMQAVRSLVTGGMLAIASPKDLTPIPLDLDPRNTFLSLVPTQLQRLLAQPNDLRDVAQFRAILIGGAPAWPALLNQARQHHLPLAPTYGMTEAASQVATLHPEEFLAEATHVGRSLPHVRLTVVDSEEQRLAEGQLGRIQIQADSLAWGYYPGEPWRSRLFLTDDMGVLDTAGHLCIQGRYSNKIITGGENVYPNEVEAAILATGLVRDVCVLGQPDTTWGEVVTAIYVPQSEADCEEAIAALLRSQLSPFKIPKRWLAQSSLPRNAQGKLNRVALRQQLIPIAEIPATDQILDSPTA
- a CDS encoding class II aldolase/adducin family protein, with the protein product MPNSDSYLPKFESIEAERLHRKQRLAAAFRIFAHYGFDEGVAGHITARDPEHTDCFWVNPFGMYFGHIRVSDLLLVNHKGEVVEGDRMVNAAAFAIHSQIHQARPDGVAAAHAHSTYGKSWSSLGRLLDPITQDACSFYDDHALFDDYTGVVLDLDEGKRIAATLGDRKAIILRNHGLLTVGQSVDEAAWWFITMDRSCQAQLMAEAAGQPVHSDPDTASLTFSQVGTPFMGWLCFQSLYDKMVREQPDLLA
- a CDS encoding glutamate-5-semialdehyde dehydrogenase; its protein translation is MVTSFSQPSDSAADRVQAIAHSAYTTSGVLAEFSGSARSKALKTMSKALVKRQDDILEANTLDLEMSLDMAVPGLLLEWLKLTPERLQIAAQILQQLGDMADPIQQVMHTPYTVDQCQTYSQLMPLGVISLIYESFPELGAIATGLCLRTGNSLILKGGSEASHSNQIMVETLQDALDEARLPVESVQLLPSDQGDILRQLVTQDRYINLLIPYGRSSLVQQVIRQATAPVLKTAIGNCYLYWSPSASIELARWIITDSHQSEPDPVNAIEKVLINRHHNGSALTMLWSSLQEKGFTIKGDAELVAEFPDLGLVEEDEWQQAYLDNTIAFKMTDSLDLAIDWINHHSNGHADCIATESYGESHRFARRVNSATTYINASPRFSRSPGVGKPVFLGMSNQKGQRRGPISLETLTTIKQIVQGSGSSGS